A region of Anolis carolinensis isolate JA03-04 unplaced genomic scaffold, rAnoCar3.1.pri scaffold_7, whole genome shotgun sequence DNA encodes the following proteins:
- the dync2i2 gene encoding cytoplasmic dynein 2 intermediate chain 2 isoform X1 has translation MFGDSESSGIDVESAWRRNQGARCHERSTQTGVISTAEAVTQSHCCQDAGVQTDAGIDQPQLPGLPSSGPVDYTGLRSFLQRVEEVVIRELDKNWKSHAFDGFEVNWTDQNETVICLHSLSYPEAQERKLQVTSVSWNATGAVIACSYGRLDDGDWSAEKSYVCTWNLDRRALNPTRPDLVVETPSAVMCLAFHPRQPSLIAGGLFSGEVLVWDTGRLEDPLLWRTGMTDDTHTDPVYQVSWLQDSKHSHTFRVLSVSTDGKILVWQEDREGLLKPTDGFAFVLQQIPRSTKLKKQTRGDAAVGLTSLSFSHFEPSVFVVGTEGGCLLKCSTAAEAVALLQKGSSLPLRAPAQFAFSPHGGPVYCVSCSPFHRNLFLSAGTAGHVHLHSMLQAQPLVSLQLSKKYIFSVKWSPVRPLVFAAASGEGELHLFDFGKSSQRPSLSIQQTSDQAPVYCLEFNHRQAQLLAAGDAGGAVKIWQLSSDFTEEGPREMNHLDQLANEVTVAFTKTTGKIQPLSGPQDRTSKTLAETSAGGPGGDGHTGCRAKRSQPAFGNNRH, from the exons AGAAGCACCCAGACCGGGGTGATTTCCACGGCCGAAGCTGTCACCCAGTCCCACTGCTGCCAGGATGCGGGCGTCCAGACCGACGCAGGCATCGACCAGCCCCAGCTGCCAGGCCTTCCCTCCTCGGGGCCGGTGGATTATACCGGCCTGCGCTCCTTCCTGCAGAGGGTGGAAGAGGTGGTGATCCGGGAGCTGGACAAAAACTGGAAGAGCCATGCCTTCGATGGCTTTGAGGTGAACTGGACAGATCAGAACGAGACG GTCATTTGCTTGCACAGTCTGTCGTACCCTGAAGCTCAGGAACGCAAGCTGCAGGTGACCAGTGTGTCCTGGAACGCCACCGGGGCGGTCATCGCTTGCTCCTACGGCAG ACTAGATGATGGAGACTGGAGTGCGGAAAAGTCCTACGTCTGCACTTGGAATCTTGACCGGAGAGCTCTGAACCCCACGCGCCCCGATCTGGTGGTGGAGACCCCCAGCGCCGTGATGTGTTTGGCGTTCCACCCGCGGCAGCCTTCTCTCATCGCAG GAGGCCTGTTCAGTGGGGAAGTGTTGGTGTGGGACACCGGCAGACTGGAGGACCCCTTGCTCTGGAGGACCGGCATGACGGACGACACACATACAGATCCAGTCTATCAG GTTTCCTGGCTGCAAGACTCAAAGCACAGCCACACTTTCCGGGTCCTGAGCGTCTCCACCGACGGGAAGATCCTGGTCTGGCAGGAGGACCGAGAGGGCTTGCTCAAGCCCACCGATGGCTTTGCCTTTGTCCTGCAGCAAATACCCAGGAGCACCAAACTGAAGAAG CAGACGCGGGGAGACGCAGCCGTGGGCCTgacctccctctccttctcgcaCTTCGAGCCCAGCGTCTTTGTGGTGGGCACCGAGGGGGGCTGCCTGCTGAAGTGCTCCACCGCGGCCGAGGCCGTGGCCCTGCTGCAGAAGGGCAGCTCCCTCCCGCTCAGGGCCCCCGCCCAGTTCGCCTTCTCCCCTCACGGGGGGCCCGTCTACTGCGTGAGCTGCTCACCTTTCCACAG GAATCTCTTTCTGAGCGCTGGGACGGCCGGCCACGTCCACCTGCACTCCATGCTGCAAGCCCAGCCCCTTGTTTCCCTCCAGTTGTCCAAGAAATACATTTTCAGCGTCAAGTGGTCTCCGGTGCGGCCCTTGGTTTTTGCAGCAGCTTCCGGGGAAG GGGAATTGCATCTGTTTGACTTTGGGAAGAGCTCCCAGAGGCCCTCGCTGTCCATCCAGCAGACCTCCGACCAGGCCCCGGTGTACTGCCTGGAGTTCAACCACCGCCAGGCCCAGCTGCTGGCGGCCGGAGACGCCGGCGGAGCGGTCAAGATATGGCAGCTGAGCTCCGACTTCACCGAAGAAGGGCCCCGCGAGATGAACCACCTCGACCAGCTGGCCAACGAG gtgacagtcgcattcacgaaaacaacaggaaaaattcagccgctatcaggacctcaagatcgaacttcaaagactctggcagaaaccagtgcaggtggtcccggtggtgatgggcacactgggtgccgtgccaaaagatctcagccggcatttggaaacaatagacattga
- the dync2i2 gene encoding cytoplasmic dynein 2 intermediate chain 2 isoform X2, translating into MFGDSESSGIDVESAWRRNQGARCHERSTQTGVISTAEAVTQSHCCQDAGVQTDAGIDQPQLPGLPSSGPVDYTGLRSFLQRVEEVVIRELDKNWKSHAFDGFEVNWTDQNETVICLHSLSYPEAQERKLQVTSVSWNATGAVIACSYGRLDDGDWSAEKSYVCTWNLDRRALNPTRPDLVVETPSAVMCLAFHPRQPSLIAGGLFSGEVLVWDTGRLEDPLLWRTGMTDDTHTDPVYQVSWLQDSKHSHTFRVLSVSTDGKILVWQEDREGLLKPTDGFAFVLQQIPRSTKLKKTRGDAAVGLTSLSFSHFEPSVFVVGTEGGCLLKCSTAAEAVALLQKGSSLPLRAPAQFAFSPHGGPVYCVSCSPFHRNLFLSAGTAGHVHLHSMLQAQPLVSLQLSKKYIFSVKWSPVRPLVFAAASGEGELHLFDFGKSSQRPSLSIQQTSDQAPVYCLEFNHRQAQLLAAGDAGGAVKIWQLSSDFTEEGPREMNHLDQLANEVTVAFTKTTGKIQPLSGPQDRTSKTLAETSAGGPGGDGHTGCRAKRSQPAFGNNRH; encoded by the exons AGAAGCACCCAGACCGGGGTGATTTCCACGGCCGAAGCTGTCACCCAGTCCCACTGCTGCCAGGATGCGGGCGTCCAGACCGACGCAGGCATCGACCAGCCCCAGCTGCCAGGCCTTCCCTCCTCGGGGCCGGTGGATTATACCGGCCTGCGCTCCTTCCTGCAGAGGGTGGAAGAGGTGGTGATCCGGGAGCTGGACAAAAACTGGAAGAGCCATGCCTTCGATGGCTTTGAGGTGAACTGGACAGATCAGAACGAGACG GTCATTTGCTTGCACAGTCTGTCGTACCCTGAAGCTCAGGAACGCAAGCTGCAGGTGACCAGTGTGTCCTGGAACGCCACCGGGGCGGTCATCGCTTGCTCCTACGGCAG ACTAGATGATGGAGACTGGAGTGCGGAAAAGTCCTACGTCTGCACTTGGAATCTTGACCGGAGAGCTCTGAACCCCACGCGCCCCGATCTGGTGGTGGAGACCCCCAGCGCCGTGATGTGTTTGGCGTTCCACCCGCGGCAGCCTTCTCTCATCGCAG GAGGCCTGTTCAGTGGGGAAGTGTTGGTGTGGGACACCGGCAGACTGGAGGACCCCTTGCTCTGGAGGACCGGCATGACGGACGACACACATACAGATCCAGTCTATCAG GTTTCCTGGCTGCAAGACTCAAAGCACAGCCACACTTTCCGGGTCCTGAGCGTCTCCACCGACGGGAAGATCCTGGTCTGGCAGGAGGACCGAGAGGGCTTGCTCAAGCCCACCGATGGCTTTGCCTTTGTCCTGCAGCAAATACCCAGGAGCACCAAACTGAAGAAG ACGCGGGGAGACGCAGCCGTGGGCCTgacctccctctccttctcgcaCTTCGAGCCCAGCGTCTTTGTGGTGGGCACCGAGGGGGGCTGCCTGCTGAAGTGCTCCACCGCGGCCGAGGCCGTGGCCCTGCTGCAGAAGGGCAGCTCCCTCCCGCTCAGGGCCCCCGCCCAGTTCGCCTTCTCCCCTCACGGGGGGCCCGTCTACTGCGTGAGCTGCTCACCTTTCCACAG GAATCTCTTTCTGAGCGCTGGGACGGCCGGCCACGTCCACCTGCACTCCATGCTGCAAGCCCAGCCCCTTGTTTCCCTCCAGTTGTCCAAGAAATACATTTTCAGCGTCAAGTGGTCTCCGGTGCGGCCCTTGGTTTTTGCAGCAGCTTCCGGGGAAG GGGAATTGCATCTGTTTGACTTTGGGAAGAGCTCCCAGAGGCCCTCGCTGTCCATCCAGCAGACCTCCGACCAGGCCCCGGTGTACTGCCTGGAGTTCAACCACCGCCAGGCCCAGCTGCTGGCGGCCGGAGACGCCGGCGGAGCGGTCAAGATATGGCAGCTGAGCTCCGACTTCACCGAAGAAGGGCCCCGCGAGATGAACCACCTCGACCAGCTGGCCAACGAG gtgacagtcgcattcacgaaaacaacaggaaaaattcagccgctatcaggacctcaagatcgaacttcaaagactctggcagaaaccagtgcaggtggtcccggtggtgatgggcacactgggtgccgtgccaaaagatctcagccggcatttggaaacaatagacattga
- the dync2i2 gene encoding cytoplasmic dynein 2 intermediate chain 2 isoform X5, with product MFGDSESSGIDVESAWRRNQGARCHERSTQTGVISTAEAVTQSHCCQDAGVQTDAGIDQPQLPGLPSSGPVDYTGLRSFLQRVEEVVIRELDKNWKSHAFDGFEVNWTDQNETVICLHSLSYPEAQERKLQVTSVSWNATGAVIACSYGRLDDGDWSAEKSYVCTWNLDRRALNPTRPDLVVETPSAVMCLAFHPRQPSLIAGGLFSGEVLVWDTGRLEDPLLWRTGMTDDTHTDPVYQVSWLQDSKHSHTFRVLSVSTDGKILVWQEDREGLLKPTDGFAFVLQQIPRSTKLKKQTRGDAAVGLTSLSFSHFEPSVFVVGTEGGCLLKCSTAAEAVALLQKGSSLPLRAPAQFAFSPHGGPVYCVSCSPFHRNLFLSAGTAGHVHLHSMLQAQPLVSLQLSKKYIFSVKWSPVRPLVFAAASGEGELHLFDFGKSSQRPSLSIQQTSDQAPVYCLEFNHRQAQLLAAGDAGGAVKIWQLSSDFTEEGPREMNHLDQLANEVTVAFT from the exons AGAAGCACCCAGACCGGGGTGATTTCCACGGCCGAAGCTGTCACCCAGTCCCACTGCTGCCAGGATGCGGGCGTCCAGACCGACGCAGGCATCGACCAGCCCCAGCTGCCAGGCCTTCCCTCCTCGGGGCCGGTGGATTATACCGGCCTGCGCTCCTTCCTGCAGAGGGTGGAAGAGGTGGTGATCCGGGAGCTGGACAAAAACTGGAAGAGCCATGCCTTCGATGGCTTTGAGGTGAACTGGACAGATCAGAACGAGACG GTCATTTGCTTGCACAGTCTGTCGTACCCTGAAGCTCAGGAACGCAAGCTGCAGGTGACCAGTGTGTCCTGGAACGCCACCGGGGCGGTCATCGCTTGCTCCTACGGCAG ACTAGATGATGGAGACTGGAGTGCGGAAAAGTCCTACGTCTGCACTTGGAATCTTGACCGGAGAGCTCTGAACCCCACGCGCCCCGATCTGGTGGTGGAGACCCCCAGCGCCGTGATGTGTTTGGCGTTCCACCCGCGGCAGCCTTCTCTCATCGCAG GAGGCCTGTTCAGTGGGGAAGTGTTGGTGTGGGACACCGGCAGACTGGAGGACCCCTTGCTCTGGAGGACCGGCATGACGGACGACACACATACAGATCCAGTCTATCAG GTTTCCTGGCTGCAAGACTCAAAGCACAGCCACACTTTCCGGGTCCTGAGCGTCTCCACCGACGGGAAGATCCTGGTCTGGCAGGAGGACCGAGAGGGCTTGCTCAAGCCCACCGATGGCTTTGCCTTTGTCCTGCAGCAAATACCCAGGAGCACCAAACTGAAGAAG CAGACGCGGGGAGACGCAGCCGTGGGCCTgacctccctctccttctcgcaCTTCGAGCCCAGCGTCTTTGTGGTGGGCACCGAGGGGGGCTGCCTGCTGAAGTGCTCCACCGCGGCCGAGGCCGTGGCCCTGCTGCAGAAGGGCAGCTCCCTCCCGCTCAGGGCCCCCGCCCAGTTCGCCTTCTCCCCTCACGGGGGGCCCGTCTACTGCGTGAGCTGCTCACCTTTCCACAG GAATCTCTTTCTGAGCGCTGGGACGGCCGGCCACGTCCACCTGCACTCCATGCTGCAAGCCCAGCCCCTTGTTTCCCTCCAGTTGTCCAAGAAATACATTTTCAGCGTCAAGTGGTCTCCGGTGCGGCCCTTGGTTTTTGCAGCAGCTTCCGGGGAAG GGGAATTGCATCTGTTTGACTTTGGGAAGAGCTCCCAGAGGCCCTCGCTGTCCATCCAGCAGACCTCCGACCAGGCCCCGGTGTACTGCCTGGAGTTCAACCACCGCCAGGCCCAGCTGCTGGCGGCCGGAGACGCCGGCGGAGCGGTCAAGATATGGCAGCTGAGCTCCGACTTCACCGAAGAAGGGCCCCGCGAGATGAACCACCTCGACCAGCTGGCCAACGAG gtgacagtcgcattcacgtaa
- the dync2i2 gene encoding cytoplasmic dynein 2 intermediate chain 2 isoform X3, whose amino-acid sequence MFGDSESSGIDVESAWRRNQGARCHERSTQTGVISTAEAVTQSHCCQDAGVQTDAGIDQPQLPGLPSSGPVDYTGLRSFLQRVEEVVIRELDKNWKSHAFDGFEVNWTDQNETVICLHSLSYPEAQERKLQVTSVSWNATGAVIACSYGRLDDGDWSAEKSYVCTWNLDRRALNPTRPDLVVETPSAVMCLAFHPRQPSLIAGGLFSGEVLVWDTGRLEDPLLWRTGMTDDTHTDPVYQVSWLQDSKHSHTFRVLSVSTDGKILVWQEDREGLLKPTDGFAFVLQQIPRSTKLKKQTRGDAAVGLTSLSFSHFEPSVFVVGTEGGCLLKCSTAAEAVALLQKGSSLPLRAPAQFAFSPHGGPVYCVSCSPFHRNLFLSAGTAGHVHLHSMLQAQPLVSLQLSKKYIFSVKWSPVRPLVFAAASGEGELHLFDFGKSSQRPSLSIQQTSDQAPVYCLEFNHRQAQLLAAGDAGGAVKIWQLSSDFTEEGPREMNHLDQLANEVTVALTKNNRKNSAALRTSRLNFKDSGRNQCRWSWW is encoded by the exons AGAAGCACCCAGACCGGGGTGATTTCCACGGCCGAAGCTGTCACCCAGTCCCACTGCTGCCAGGATGCGGGCGTCCAGACCGACGCAGGCATCGACCAGCCCCAGCTGCCAGGCCTTCCCTCCTCGGGGCCGGTGGATTATACCGGCCTGCGCTCCTTCCTGCAGAGGGTGGAAGAGGTGGTGATCCGGGAGCTGGACAAAAACTGGAAGAGCCATGCCTTCGATGGCTTTGAGGTGAACTGGACAGATCAGAACGAGACG GTCATTTGCTTGCACAGTCTGTCGTACCCTGAAGCTCAGGAACGCAAGCTGCAGGTGACCAGTGTGTCCTGGAACGCCACCGGGGCGGTCATCGCTTGCTCCTACGGCAG ACTAGATGATGGAGACTGGAGTGCGGAAAAGTCCTACGTCTGCACTTGGAATCTTGACCGGAGAGCTCTGAACCCCACGCGCCCCGATCTGGTGGTGGAGACCCCCAGCGCCGTGATGTGTTTGGCGTTCCACCCGCGGCAGCCTTCTCTCATCGCAG GAGGCCTGTTCAGTGGGGAAGTGTTGGTGTGGGACACCGGCAGACTGGAGGACCCCTTGCTCTGGAGGACCGGCATGACGGACGACACACATACAGATCCAGTCTATCAG GTTTCCTGGCTGCAAGACTCAAAGCACAGCCACACTTTCCGGGTCCTGAGCGTCTCCACCGACGGGAAGATCCTGGTCTGGCAGGAGGACCGAGAGGGCTTGCTCAAGCCCACCGATGGCTTTGCCTTTGTCCTGCAGCAAATACCCAGGAGCACCAAACTGAAGAAG CAGACGCGGGGAGACGCAGCCGTGGGCCTgacctccctctccttctcgcaCTTCGAGCCCAGCGTCTTTGTGGTGGGCACCGAGGGGGGCTGCCTGCTGAAGTGCTCCACCGCGGCCGAGGCCGTGGCCCTGCTGCAGAAGGGCAGCTCCCTCCCGCTCAGGGCCCCCGCCCAGTTCGCCTTCTCCCCTCACGGGGGGCCCGTCTACTGCGTGAGCTGCTCACCTTTCCACAG GAATCTCTTTCTGAGCGCTGGGACGGCCGGCCACGTCCACCTGCACTCCATGCTGCAAGCCCAGCCCCTTGTTTCCCTCCAGTTGTCCAAGAAATACATTTTCAGCGTCAAGTGGTCTCCGGTGCGGCCCTTGGTTTTTGCAGCAGCTTCCGGGGAAG GGGAATTGCATCTGTTTGACTTTGGGAAGAGCTCCCAGAGGCCCTCGCTGTCCATCCAGCAGACCTCCGACCAGGCCCCGGTGTACTGCCTGGAGTTCAACCACCGCCAGGCCCAGCTGCTGGCGGCCGGAGACGCCGGCGGAGCGGTCAAGATATGGCAGCTGAGCTCCGACTTCACCGAAGAAGGGCCCCGCGAGATGAACCACCTCGACCAGCTGGCCAACGAG gtgacagttgcattgacgaaaaacaacaggaaaaactcagccgctctcaggacctcaagattgaacttcaaagactctggcagaaaccagtgcaggtggtcctggtggtga
- the dync2i2 gene encoding cytoplasmic dynein 2 intermediate chain 2 isoform X6, with protein MFGDSESSGIDVESAWRRNQGARCHERSTQTGVISTAEAVTQSHCCQDAGVQTDAGIDQPQLPGLPSSGPVDYTGLRSFLQRVEEVVIRELDKNWKSHAFDGFEVNWTDQNETVICLHSLSYPEAQERKLQVTSVSWNATGAVIACSYGRLDDGDWSAEKSYVCTWNLDRRALNPTRPDLVVETPSAVMCLAFHPRQPSLIAGGLFSGEVLVWDTGRLEDPLLWRTGMTDDTHTDPVYQVSWLQDSKHSHTFRVLSVSTDGKILVWQEDREGLLKPTDGFAFVLQQIPRSTKLKKQTRGDAAVGLTSLSFSHFEPSVFVVGTEGGCLLKCSTAAEAVALLQKGSSLPLRAPAQFAFSPHGGPVYCVSCSPFHRNLFLSAGTAGHVHLHSMLQAQPLVSLQLSKKYIFSVKWSPVRPLVFAAASGEGELHLFDFGKSSQRPSLSIQQTSDQAPVYCLEFNHRQAQLLAAGDAGGAVKIWQLSSDFTEEGPREMNHLDQLANEVTD; from the exons AGAAGCACCCAGACCGGGGTGATTTCCACGGCCGAAGCTGTCACCCAGTCCCACTGCTGCCAGGATGCGGGCGTCCAGACCGACGCAGGCATCGACCAGCCCCAGCTGCCAGGCCTTCCCTCCTCGGGGCCGGTGGATTATACCGGCCTGCGCTCCTTCCTGCAGAGGGTGGAAGAGGTGGTGATCCGGGAGCTGGACAAAAACTGGAAGAGCCATGCCTTCGATGGCTTTGAGGTGAACTGGACAGATCAGAACGAGACG GTCATTTGCTTGCACAGTCTGTCGTACCCTGAAGCTCAGGAACGCAAGCTGCAGGTGACCAGTGTGTCCTGGAACGCCACCGGGGCGGTCATCGCTTGCTCCTACGGCAG ACTAGATGATGGAGACTGGAGTGCGGAAAAGTCCTACGTCTGCACTTGGAATCTTGACCGGAGAGCTCTGAACCCCACGCGCCCCGATCTGGTGGTGGAGACCCCCAGCGCCGTGATGTGTTTGGCGTTCCACCCGCGGCAGCCTTCTCTCATCGCAG GAGGCCTGTTCAGTGGGGAAGTGTTGGTGTGGGACACCGGCAGACTGGAGGACCCCTTGCTCTGGAGGACCGGCATGACGGACGACACACATACAGATCCAGTCTATCAG GTTTCCTGGCTGCAAGACTCAAAGCACAGCCACACTTTCCGGGTCCTGAGCGTCTCCACCGACGGGAAGATCCTGGTCTGGCAGGAGGACCGAGAGGGCTTGCTCAAGCCCACCGATGGCTTTGCCTTTGTCCTGCAGCAAATACCCAGGAGCACCAAACTGAAGAAG CAGACGCGGGGAGACGCAGCCGTGGGCCTgacctccctctccttctcgcaCTTCGAGCCCAGCGTCTTTGTGGTGGGCACCGAGGGGGGCTGCCTGCTGAAGTGCTCCACCGCGGCCGAGGCCGTGGCCCTGCTGCAGAAGGGCAGCTCCCTCCCGCTCAGGGCCCCCGCCCAGTTCGCCTTCTCCCCTCACGGGGGGCCCGTCTACTGCGTGAGCTGCTCACCTTTCCACAG GAATCTCTTTCTGAGCGCTGGGACGGCCGGCCACGTCCACCTGCACTCCATGCTGCAAGCCCAGCCCCTTGTTTCCCTCCAGTTGTCCAAGAAATACATTTTCAGCGTCAAGTGGTCTCCGGTGCGGCCCTTGGTTTTTGCAGCAGCTTCCGGGGAAG GGGAATTGCATCTGTTTGACTTTGGGAAGAGCTCCCAGAGGCCCTCGCTGTCCATCCAGCAGACCTCCGACCAGGCCCCGGTGTACTGCCTGGAGTTCAACCACCGCCAGGCCCAGCTGCTGGCGGCCGGAGACGCCGGCGGAGCGGTCAAGATATGGCAGCTGAGCTCCGACTTCACCGAAGAAGGGCCCCGCGAGATGAACCACCTCGACCAGCTGGCCAACGAGGTAACAGATTGA